The following coding sequences lie in one Rutidosis leptorrhynchoides isolate AG116_Rl617_1_P2 chromosome 4, CSIRO_AGI_Rlap_v1, whole genome shotgun sequence genomic window:
- the LOC139843950 gene encoding probable auxin efflux carrier component 1b has product MMNFGDLYSVLTAVVPLYIAMFLAYASVKCNIFTPEQCSGINRFVAIFAIPLLSFEFISRINPYKMNLKFIAADGVSKIMTLLVLFLWTKFSKRGNLDWAITIFSLSTLPNTLVIGIPLLKSMYGDDKESIMVQAVVMQCIIWYTILLFLFEYREAKNLIMITFDKEDSTSGGQEVHEKGTSSHNEDEIIDVMLSTPSDPNTIQNPNRVVPANTSAIEDDKRELHLFIWRCMCCTAPGVCEQSVEVCSRENEKPENVEESNMIQSSTSAEVLKKILKMVCFKLLKNPNTYASVFGLSWALVSCRWGIKKPEIMENSVTILSNAGLGMAMFSLGLFMASQPKFIACGNKLAAYGMVARFVAGPAVMAVASISVGLRGTILQVSIVQASLPQGIVPFVFAREYNLHPDVLSTAVIFGMLISLPITMLYYILLGL; this is encoded by the exons ATGATGAACTTTGGTGACTTGTACAGTGTGCTTACTGCAGTTGTTCCTCTTTACATTGCAATGTTCTTAGCCTACGCATCCGTAAAATGTAACATTTTCACACCAGAACAGTGTAGCGGCATTAATCGATTTGTAGCTATTTTTGCTATCCCTCTATTATCCTTTGAGTTCATTTCAAGAATCAATCCTTACAAAATGAACCTCAAATTCATAGCAGCTGATGGTGTTTCAAAGATTATGACACTACTAGTTTTGTTTTTATGGACAAAGTTTTCAAAGAGAGGAAACTTGGATTGGGCTATTACAATATTTTCACTTTCTACCCTCCCAAACACACTTGTGATCGGAATCCCACTTTTGAAATCCATGTATGGTGATGATAAAGAATCGATCATGGTACAAGCGGTCGTGATGCAATGTATAATATGGTATACCATACTTTTGTTCTTGTTCGAGTATAGGGAAGCTAAAAACTTGATAATGATAACATTTGATAAAGAAGATAGTACTAGCGGTGGTCAAGAAGTTCACGAAAAGGGTACAAGTAGTCATAATGAAGACGAAATTATTGATGTAATGCTCTCAACGCCTTCTGATCCAAATACGATTCAGAATCCCAATAGGGTTGTACCTGCAAATACAAGTGCTATAGAAGACGATAAAAGAGAGTTGCATTTGTTCATTTGGAGATGCATGTGTTGTACTGCTCCGG GTGTTTGCGAACAGTCAGTAGAAGTATGCAGCAGAGAGAACGAAAAACCGGAGAATGTTGAAGAATCGAACATGATACAGTCTTCAACATCAGCAGAAGTGTTGAAGAAAATATTGAAGATGGTGTGTTTTAAGCTATTGAAGAACCCGAATACATATGCAAGCGTATTTGGGCTGAGCTGGGCTCTGGTTTCGTGCAG ATGGGGAATAAAAAAACCAGAGATAATGGAAAATTCAGTGACAATTCTCTCAAATGCAGGCCTGGGAATGGCTATGTTTAGTCTAG GTTTGTTTATGGCTTCTCAACCAAAGTTTATAGCCTGTGGGAACAAATTGGCAGCATATGGAATGGTAGCCAGGTTTGTAGCGGGACCGGCTGTGATGGCAGTTGCTTCTATCTCAGTCGGTCTAAGAGGCACAATCCTGCAAGTTTCTATTGTACAAGCTTCTTTACCACAAGGGATTGTGCCTTTCGTGTTTGCTCGGGAGTACAACTTACATCCCGATGTTTTGAGCACTGC GGTGATATTTGGAATGCTAATTTCTTTGCCTATCACAATGTTGTATTACATTTTACTTGGTCTATAG
- the LOC139841859 gene encoding uncharacterized protein, which yields MSVIETYEIGTLKNRRRRPLRSRTADTFFRILSLCSSLSSASLNLCKEHDKDENHVGSIRKNDVSLFCIDIVPGDYLCQDEMSTNETRVVLDTQEEGFCNKNAESSERDHKSSGERGTFSHKVETNSLCSSAIMNQDNNDMTNSSPYLSTDKCIEEGEISGQFMDIMLEDETKDVENSVSERANFIGIEPRVTNTDEDVYKGMKGSGNNRKRNLMNYSEIAGHGRFRESANILKNSPTKNQDLVYALKDGDAQNNRKRQVRLIEKDTTNKKAKMSVDRTPISESLRSLGEHLEDTSKVVVDATKNKDDCTEKKKKRTLTKERKAKKKRNERIKRAEKNRKLGVKRLKLEPVIREKKVTYCRHYLKGRCHEGEKCKFSHDTVPLTKSKPCCHYARHACMKGDECPFDHQLSKYPCNNHFSKGFCSRGPDCMFSHEVQPTETFLNASNELKAEQKPFTNSGSGSKTVDTNSCIPPTIVISNPERNFMDATTKLSFRPPKGITFLSRETLPLESRPVSNVNADSKEITKMTPIIQDSKEITKTPPVVPRGINFLSFGKKAGLDQSNVVHFIKMNNGCGKPRLSNLDLGSGSKCESLVDAVKVDIATDRPNSSLKPVPMLPFMSSASQKAVQSTLTFALKFESDVKTTDLIFG from the exons ATGTCGGTGATCGAAACATATGAAATCGGAACCCTAAAAAACCGCCGGAGACGACCTCTCCGTAGCCGGACTGCTGATACGTTTTTTCGTATTCTCTCCCTTTGCTCTTCGCTTTCTTCAG CATCACTTAATCTTTGCAAAGAACATG ATAAAGACGAAAATCACGTAGGATCCATTAGAAAAAATGACGTTTCCTTGTTTTGCATTGATATCGTACCTGGGGATTATCTATGTCAAGATGAAATGTCTACAAATGAAACCCGAGTGGTTTTGGATACCCAGGAAGaaggtttttgtaacaaaaatgcagAATCAAGTGAACGTGATCATAAATCATCAGGAGAAAGGGGAACTTTTTCGCACAAAGTTGAGACTAACTCTTTATGCTCATCTGCTATAATGAATCAAGATAATAATGATATGACAAATTCTTCCCCTTACTTATCCACAGATAAATGTATTGAGGAAGGGGAAATTTCGGGACAATTTATGGATATAATGCTTGAAGATGAGACAAAAGATGTGGAAAATAGTGTTTCCGAGCGTGCAAACTTTATAGGCATCGAACCACGAGTTACAAACACAGATGAAGATGTTTATAAAGGTATGAAGGGATCAGGAAATAACAGAAAAAGAAATTTAATGAATTATTCTGAAATAGCTGGTCATGGAAGATTTAGAGAATCTGCAAA CATTTTAAAAAACAGTCCAACCAAGAATCAAGATCTTGTATATGCGTTAAAG GATGGCGATGCACAAAATAATAGAAAGAGGCAGGTACGTCTCATCGAAAAAGATACAACAAACAAAAAGGCCAAGATGTCTGTTGACCGAACACCCATTTCTGAAAGTCTAAGATCTCTTGGTGAACACCTTGAAGACACCTCTAAAGTAGTTGTCGATGCTACTAAAAACAAG GATGATTGTACCGAGAAGAAAAAGAAGCGAACTTTAACCAAGGAAAGAAAAGCAAAGAAAAAG CGGAATGAAAGAATTAAAAGAGCTGAAAAGAACAGAAAGCTTGGTGTCAAAAGGCTAAAACTTGAACCGGTGATAAGAGAAAAGAAGGTTACGTATTGTCGTCATTATTTAAAAGGAAGGTGTCATGAG GGTGAGAAGTGCAAGTTTTCTCATGATACGGTTCCTTTGACAAAATCTAAG CCGTGCTGTCATTATGCTCGTCACGCTTGTATGAAAGGCGATGAATGCCCATTCGACCATCAACTCTCAAAGTATCCATGCAATAACCATTTTTCAAAAGGGTTTTGCAGCCGAGGTCCAGATTGTATGTTTTCTCATGAG GTGCAACCGACTGAAACCTTCTTAAATGCTTCAAATGAGTTGAAGGCTGAACAAAAGCCTTTTACAAATTCAGGATCGGGTTCCAAAACGGTGGACACAAATTCATGTATCCCACCCACTATTGTTATCAGTAACCCCGAACGGAATTTTATGGACGCTACAACAAAATTATCTTTTCGGCCTCCAAAAGGAATAACATTTCTTTCTAGAGAAACGTTACCACTAGAATCCCGCCCGGTTTCTAATGTAAACGCTGATTCCAAAGAAATTACCAAAATGACCCCTATAATTCAGGATTCCAAAGAAATTACTAAAACGCCCCCTGTAGTTCCGCGTGGAATTAACTTTCTATCGTTCGGTAAAAAAGCTGGTTTGGACCAGTCAAACGTTGTACATTTTATTAAGATGAACAACGGATGTGGAAAGCCTCGGTTAAGCAACTTGGATTTGGGTTCGGGTTCAAAGTGTGAGTCATTGGTAGATGCGGTGAAAGTTGATATTGCAACAGATAGACCAAATTCTTCTTTAAAGCCGGTACCTATGCTTCCATTTATGTCAAGTGCATCACAAAAAGCGGttcagtcaactttgacttttgcaTTAAAGTTTGAGTCAGATGTAAAGACAACAGATCTGATATTTGGCTGA